The proteins below come from a single Anguilla rostrata isolate EN2019 chromosome 3, ASM1855537v3, whole genome shotgun sequence genomic window:
- the LOC135251081 gene encoding polyadenylate-binding protein-interacting protein 2-like, which translates to MKDPGRSSNTPNIINNDVIISGQFHNDDNPFAEYMWMENEEEFNRQIEEELLEEEFIERCFQEMLEEEEEYEWFIPARDLPQTINQLQDQLNGLAIGDGNITDELVVNSNLNPNAKEFVPGVKY; encoded by the exons ATGAAGGACCCCGGGCGCAGCAGCAACACTCCCAACATAATCAacaatgatgtcatcatcagTGGCCAGTTCCACAATGACGACAACCCTTTTGCTGAGTACATGTGGATGGAGAATGAAGAGGAATTCAACCGACAG ATTGAGGAAGAGCTGTTGGAGGAGGAGTTCATCGAGCGCTGCTTTCAGGAGATgttggaggaagaggaggaataCGAGTGGTTTATTCCAGCAAGGGATCTGCCACAGACCATAAACCAGCTGCAGGACCAGCTCAATGGATTGGCCATTGGCGATGGAAACATCACAGATGAGCTTGTG gtcAACAGTAACTTGAACCCCAACGCAAAAGAATTTGTTCCTGGTGTTAAGTACTGA